The following are from one region of the Canis lupus baileyi chromosome 25, mCanLup2.hap1, whole genome shotgun sequence genome:
- the MGP gene encoding matrix Gla protein gives MKSLLLLSILAALAVAALCYESHESMESYEINPFINRRNANTFISPQQRWRAKAQERIRETTKPAYELNREACDDFKLCERYAMVYGYNAAYNRYFRHRRGGK, from the exons ATGAAGAGCCTGCTCCTTCTCTCCATTCTGGCTGCCTTGGCCGTGGCAGCTTTGTGCTACG AATCTCATGAAAGTATGGAATCCTATGAAATTA atcccTTCATTAACAGGAGAAATGCCAATACATTTATATCTCCGCAACAGAGATGGAGAGCTAAAGCCCAGGAGAG GATCAGAGAAACCACCAAGCCCGCCTATGAGCTCAACCGGGAAGCCTGTGATGACTTCAAGCTTTGCGAACGCTACGCCATGGTTTATGGATACAATGCTGCCTACAATCGCTATTTCCGGCATCGCCGAGGAGGCAAATGA